The Flavobacterium sp. 123 genome contains a region encoding:
- a CDS encoding folylpolyglutamate synthase/dihydrofolate synthase family protein, with the protein MNYQETINWLFNQLPMYQLQGASAYKKDLTNTHLLIDYLDQPHQKLKCIHVAGTNGKGSTSHMLASILQEAGYKVGLYTSPHLKDFRERIKINGTEISEHFVCDFVSKHKPFFEANDLSFFEMTVGLAFDYFAKEKVDIAIIEVGMGGRLDATNIITPLVSVITNIGLDHTQFLGNTLAEVAYEKAGIIKPGIPVVIGEYTPETKTVFLAKAKECNSDIYFASDLPQETYASDLIGNYQIHNKKTVLQTITVLNSQKEFKIFHEDIKSGLLQVVKNTGLLGRWQQLGELPKIICDTAHNKNGLEIVISQIKKETFNTLHIVLGVVNDKDLEEILPLFPKKAIYYFCKPNIPRGLDAPTLQKQALKFGLTGNTYNSVSEAYNESRNNATKNDFIFVGGSTFVVAELPLNKGL; encoded by the coding sequence ATGAACTATCAAGAAACTATAAACTGGTTATTTAATCAACTCCCAATGTACCAACTTCAGGGTGCTTCGGCTTACAAAAAAGATTTAACTAATACGCACCTACTTATAGATTATCTTGATCAACCGCATCAAAAATTAAAATGCATTCATGTAGCTGGAACGAATGGTAAAGGATCAACTTCTCATATGCTAGCCTCAATACTTCAGGAAGCTGGATACAAAGTAGGCCTTTATACTTCGCCGCATTTAAAAGATTTCAGAGAACGCATCAAGATTAATGGAACAGAAATTTCAGAACATTTTGTATGTGATTTTGTTAGCAAACACAAACCTTTTTTTGAAGCAAATGACTTGAGTTTTTTCGAAATGACCGTTGGGCTAGCCTTCGATTATTTTGCAAAAGAAAAAGTAGATATTGCCATCATAGAAGTTGGAATGGGCGGACGATTAGATGCCACGAATATCATTACACCATTAGTATCTGTAATCACAAATATTGGTTTAGACCACACACAATTTCTAGGCAATACATTAGCCGAAGTTGCATATGAAAAAGCGGGGATTATAAAACCCGGAATTCCTGTAGTCATTGGAGAATATACACCTGAAACAAAAACTGTTTTTTTGGCTAAAGCCAAAGAATGTAATTCAGATATCTATTTTGCTTCCGATTTGCCTCAAGAAACCTATGCTTCCGATTTAATTGGTAATTATCAAATCCACAACAAAAAAACGGTGCTTCAAACTATAACCGTATTAAATTCACAAAAAGAATTTAAGATTTTCCATGAAGACATCAAATCTGGTTTGCTACAAGTTGTAAAAAACACCGGACTTCTAGGCAGATGGCAACAATTAGGTGAATTACCAAAAATTATTTGTGACACTGCACACAACAAAAACGGACTAGAAATTGTCATTTCTCAAATTAAAAAAGAAACCTTCAATACCCTTCATATAGTATTGGGCGTAGTAAATGATAAAGATTTAGAGGAAATCTTGCCATTATTCCCTAAAAAGGCTATTTATTATTTTTGCAAGCCAAATATTCCTCGTGGTTTAGACGCACCAACACTACAAAAACAAGCCTTAAAATTTGGACTAACAGGCAATACATACAACTCTGTATCAGAAGCTTACAACGAATCTAGGAATAATGCCACAAAAAATGATTTCATTTTTGTAGGCGGTAGCACTTTTGTTGTTGCTGAATTACCCTTAAACAAAGGGTTGTAG
- a CDS encoding biopolymer transporter ExbD, which produces MSIKRKRRFHAEVATSSLSDIMFFLLLFFLIISTLANPNVIKMTLPKAKSNEKTNKQYISLSVTEDKKFYIDKQAVPFEELETALMSKMNTEKDQTVIVRIPFNLQVQDLVDVLQIGVRNNLKFVIATSPK; this is translated from the coding sequence ATGTCTATTAAACGAAAAAGAAGATTTCATGCTGAAGTAGCTACTTCGTCATTGAGTGATATTATGTTTTTCTTGTTGTTGTTTTTCTTAATTATATCAACACTTGCTAATCCTAATGTTATAAAAATGACATTGCCAAAAGCAAAATCAAATGAGAAAACCAATAAGCAATACATAAGCTTATCTGTAACGGAAGATAAAAAATTCTATATTGACAAGCAGGCTGTTCCTTTTGAAGAACTGGAAACAGCATTAATGTCTAAAATGAATACTGAAAAAGACCAAACAGTTATTGTCCGCATTCCATTTAACTTGCAAGTACAAGATTTAGTTGATGTACTGCAAATAGGGGTAAGGAATAATTTGAAGTTTGTTATTGCTACCAGTCCTAAATAA
- a CDS encoding NRDE family protein, which yields MCTVSFVSSQDKIIITSNRDEKVIRPTAIPPKEHTINGKSIFFPKDPKAGGTWFAVDVYGTVLVLLNGAEEKHEVKLPYRKSRGLIVLDIISSESPKDFWSQIDLENIEPFTLILYQNSKLFQLRWNGNQKESISLPLDKKHIWSSVTLYPKEIRAKRSDWFYTFLDQNPAISETELLTFHRYTEEGNQENGLVINRQEAMKTLSITQCAIENNKVVILHSDLIAKEDFNTSFITV from the coding sequence ATGTGTACAGTAAGTTTTGTTTCTTCTCAAGATAAGATTATCATTACTTCGAATCGAGATGAAAAAGTAATTAGACCAACCGCAATTCCTCCAAAAGAGCATACAATAAACGGGAAATCTATTTTTTTTCCAAAAGATCCAAAAGCAGGAGGAACTTGGTTCGCTGTAGATGTTTACGGGACTGTTTTAGTATTGCTAAATGGTGCTGAAGAAAAACACGAAGTAAAACTACCATATCGGAAAAGTCGGGGATTGATTGTTTTGGATATTATTTCAAGTGAATCGCCAAAGGATTTTTGGAGCCAAATTGATTTAGAAAACATAGAGCCTTTTACTCTTATTTTATACCAAAATAGCAAGCTTTTTCAATTGAGATGGAATGGAAATCAAAAAGAAAGTATTTCGTTGCCTTTAGATAAAAAGCATATTTGGTCTTCGGTAACTTTATACCCAAAGGAAATTAGAGCGAAACGTTCGGATTGGTTTTACACTTTTTTGGATCAAAATCCTGCTATTTCAGAAACGGAATTACTTACTTTTCATAGATACACAGAAGAAGGAAATCAAGAAAACGGATTGGTTATTAACAGACAGGAAGCTATGAAAACCTTAAGCATAACGCAATGTGCCATTGAAAATAATAAAGTAGTTATCTTGCATAGCGATTTAATTGCCAAGGAAGATTTTAATACTTCATTTATCACCGTTTAA
- a CDS encoding energy transducer TonB produces MSFTISSDKKKSLALSILLYATLLLILFFIRFWPPSNLNELTGGGGGGGVTVNFGDSDLGSGANYKSEVLEVKKQTTQVTAKSTPDEAILSQENTTEESVVIPQKEKTKKPTVAIKEEIKPVVEKPKVSSKTNDALSSILKGSNKGGDGDDKTAGNKGKANGNLNSNGYYGTGGSGGGTGGGNGTGNGIGTGSGYGAGSGGGSGNGSGSGYSLGNRKALSKPAPKYACNEEGRIVVEVSVDRNGRTVNAIPGVKGTTNTAKCLLDQAKIAAMNTRWDASSDAPEKQVGKIVYNFNLN; encoded by the coding sequence ATGAGTTTCACCATTTCTTCAGATAAAAAGAAATCATTAGCATTATCGATTCTTCTATATGCTACCCTATTATTGATTCTATTTTTCATCCGATTTTGGCCTCCTTCTAATTTAAACGAACTAACTGGTGGCGGTGGTGGCGGTGGCGTTACCGTAAATTTTGGCGACAGTGATTTAGGTTCTGGAGCAAATTACAAAAGTGAAGTCTTAGAAGTAAAAAAACAAACCACACAAGTCACGGCAAAATCAACACCTGACGAAGCTATTTTATCTCAGGAAAACACTACTGAAGAAAGCGTGGTTATTCCTCAAAAAGAAAAAACAAAGAAACCAACAGTAGCCATAAAAGAAGAAATAAAACCTGTTGTTGAAAAACCAAAGGTTTCTAGCAAAACCAATGATGCTTTATCAAGTATTCTAAAAGGTTCTAATAAAGGTGGAGATGGGGATGATAAAACAGCTGGAAATAAAGGAAAAGCAAACGGAAATTTAAATTCTAACGGTTATTATGGCACTGGTGGTTCTGGAGGAGGAACTGGTGGCGGTAACGGAACAGGCAACGGAATAGGAACCGGAAGTGGTTATGGCGCTGGAAGCGGTGGCGGAAGCGGCAATGGAAGTGGTAGCGGATATTCGCTTGGAAACAGAAAAGCACTTTCTAAACCCGCACCAAAATATGCCTGCAATGAAGAAGGAAGAATAGTTGTGGAAGTATCCGTAGATAGGAATGGTAGAACCGTAAACGCTATTCCTGGAGTAAAAGGAACAACTAATACAGCAAAATGCTTATTAGATCAAGCCAAAATAGCAGCAATGAACACTAGGTGGGATGCCAGTAGTGATGCCCCTGAAAAACAAGTGGGCAAAATTGTTTATAATTTCAATTTGAATTAA
- a CDS encoding anhydro-N-acetylmuramic acid kinase has translation MKEDYYNVIGLMSGTSLDGVDLAHIQFKISNHKWTFKILESETIGYHPNWITKLKQAVDFSEEELKNLNEEYTQLLATIISDFIKKHTIENLDAVCSHGHTILHQPQNRFTLQIGNLPKLATLIQQTVVCDFRVQDVQMGGQGAPLVPIGDRILFAEYDYCMNLGGFSNVSFEQNKKRIAFDISPVNTVLNFYANLLGLDYDDKGEISKTGKTNIALLNTLNSLDFYKKTPPKSLGFEFVKETVLPLIENFNIPIEDKLHTFTEHVATQIALALPNKKGSLLITGGGAYNSFLLERIQFYLPEIKIIIPTNKILEFKEALIFALLGVLKLRGEINTLSSVTGAKSDHSSGYIYTS, from the coding sequence ATGAAAGAAGATTACTATAACGTTATCGGACTCATGTCAGGAACTTCGCTTGACGGAGTTGATTTAGCGCATATACAATTTAAAATTAGCAATCATAAGTGGACTTTCAAAATTCTTGAAAGCGAAACTATCGGATACCACCCAAATTGGATTACTAAATTAAAACAAGCTGTTGATTTCTCCGAAGAAGAACTAAAAAATCTGAACGAAGAATACACACAATTACTGGCGACCATAATTTCTGATTTTATCAAAAAACATACAATAGAGAATTTAGATGCCGTTTGCTCACATGGACACACAATTCTTCATCAACCACAAAACAGATTTACATTACAAATTGGGAATTTACCCAAATTGGCTACTTTAATTCAGCAAACCGTCGTTTGTGATTTTAGAGTTCAAGATGTACAAATGGGAGGACAAGGCGCTCCTTTAGTTCCTATTGGCGATAGAATTCTATTTGCAGAATATGATTATTGCATGAATTTAGGTGGTTTCTCGAATGTTTCTTTTGAACAAAACAAAAAACGAATAGCCTTTGATATTTCTCCTGTAAATACCGTTTTGAATTTCTATGCTAATCTATTAGGATTGGATTATGATGATAAGGGGGAAATCTCAAAAACCGGAAAAACTAATATTGCATTATTAAACACATTAAATAGTTTAGATTTTTACAAAAAAACACCTCCTAAATCATTGGGCTTTGAGTTTGTCAAAGAAACTGTTTTGCCACTGATTGAAAATTTCAACATTCCTATAGAAGACAAATTACATACTTTTACGGAACATGTAGCTACTCAAATTGCTTTGGCTTTGCCCAATAAAAAAGGAAGCTTACTCATAACTGGCGGTGGAGCCTATAATAGTTTTTTATTGGAACGCATTCAATTCTATTTGCCCGAAATAAAAATTATAATTCCTACTAACAAAATTTTGGAATTCAAAGAAGCCTTGATTTTTGCGTTATTAGGTGTTTTAAAACTTCGGGGAGAAATAAACACTTTAAGTAGTGTAACTGGAGCAAAATCAGACCACAGTTCTGGATATATTTACACCTCATAA
- a CDS encoding DinB family protein, translating to MLTSSINKSLNELIHLLGQLSNEDYAESCPELSGASIGEHTRHIIEMFQCLENQYDSGIINYDKRERNVLIQTNTNFAQNQIVSIQDNLEKENKNLILQQIIDDEEIRIQSNYLRELLYNLEHCIHHQALIKVAVLKRSAVFVDENFGVARSTIEYRKRCVQ from the coding sequence ATGCTAACCTCTTCTATAAATAAAAGTCTGAACGAATTGATTCATTTGCTGGGTCAATTGTCAAATGAGGATTACGCTGAATCTTGTCCTGAATTGAGTGGCGCTAGTATCGGAGAGCATACAAGACATATTATTGAAATGTTTCAATGTTTAGAAAATCAATACGATTCGGGAATTATAAATTATGATAAAAGAGAACGAAATGTATTGATTCAAACAAACACTAATTTTGCTCAGAATCAAATTGTATCCATTCAAGACAATCTCGAAAAAGAAAATAAAAACCTCATATTGCAACAAATTATTGATGATGAGGAAATCAGAATTCAAAGTAATTATCTGAGAGAACTCTTGTATAATTTGGAACATTGTATTCATCATCAAGCACTTATTAAAGTGGCAGTTTTGAAACGTTCTGCTGTTTTTGTTGATGAAAATTTCGGGGTTGCTCGTTCTACAATTGAATATAGAAAAAGATGTGTACAGTAA
- a CDS encoding MotA/TolQ/ExbB proton channel family protein, whose amino-acid sequence MFSFIQLQADTITNAASNVVIEKIAPNTEISVLEFIFKGGFFLIPISILLLYTFYVIIERYLYITKVSKIDNHLMVDVRDNLHSGNLDLARAIAERSNSASGNIIKEGILVIGRPIAEIESNMDRAADIEIGEMEKRLGHLGLIAGIAPTLGFIGTISGVIKIFYSISVTENISIGNISEGLYEKMISSGSGLIVGIVAYSAYHLLNGKIDNFALKIQKQILEFVNIIQRS is encoded by the coding sequence ATGTTTAGTTTCATACAATTACAAGCCGACACGATTACCAATGCTGCTTCAAATGTAGTTATCGAAAAAATTGCTCCCAATACTGAAATTTCTGTTTTGGAGTTTATTTTTAAAGGAGGGTTCTTCTTAATCCCAATTTCTATCTTGTTATTATACACTTTTTATGTAATTATAGAACGTTATTTATACATTACTAAAGTATCAAAAATTGATAATCATTTGATGGTTGATGTAAGAGATAATCTTCATTCGGGTAATTTAGATTTGGCTCGAGCTATTGCAGAAAGAAGTAATTCTGCTTCGGGGAACATTATCAAAGAAGGAATTTTGGTTATAGGTAGACCAATAGCAGAGATTGAATCAAATATGGATCGCGCTGCAGATATTGAAATTGGAGAAATGGAAAAGAGATTGGGACATTTAGGGCTTATTGCTGGTATCGCACCAACATTAGGATTTATTGGAACCATTTCTGGAGTAATCAAGATATTTTACAGTATTTCGGTTACTGAAAATATCAGTATTGGTAATATTTCTGAAGGTTTATACGAAAAAATGATTAGTAGTGGTTCAGGATTAATTGTTGGGATTGTTGCCTATAGCGCCTACCATTTATTAAATGGAAAAATTGATAATTTTGCTTTAAAAATTCAGAAACAAATATTAGAGTTTGTGAATATTATCCAAAGATCATAG
- a CDS encoding acyl-CoA dehydrogenase family protein, protein MDFNLTEEHLMIQQAARDFAQIELLPGVIERDEYSKFPTEQVKKMAELGFLGMMVDPKYGGSGLDSVSYVLAMTEIAKVDASAAVIMSVNNSLVCAGLEKYCNEEQKIKYLTPLAKGDVIGAFCLSEPEAGSDATSQKTTAIDKGDYYLLNGTKNWITNGSSASIYIVIAQTDVEKGHKGINAFIVEKAWAGFDIGPKEKKMGIRGSDTHSLMFTDVKVPKENRIGADGFGFNFAMAVLNGGRIGIASQALGIATGAYELALKYSQERKAFGKEIFKHQAIAFKLADMATQIMAAKMLCLKAASEKDEGKDISQSGAMAKLFASQTAMDTTIEAVQIHGGNGYVAEYHVERMMRDAKITQIYEGTSEIQRIVISRTLIS, encoded by the coding sequence ATGGATTTTAATCTAACAGAAGAGCATTTAATGATTCAACAAGCTGCTAGAGATTTTGCTCAAATCGAATTGTTGCCAGGAGTAATTGAAAGAGATGAATATTCAAAATTTCCAACAGAGCAAGTGAAAAAAATGGCAGAACTTGGATTCTTGGGAATGATGGTTGATCCTAAATATGGAGGGTCAGGTCTAGATAGCGTGTCCTATGTTTTAGCGATGACTGAAATTGCTAAAGTTGATGCTTCTGCGGCGGTAATTATGTCGGTCAATAACTCGTTAGTTTGTGCTGGATTAGAAAAATATTGCAATGAAGAGCAAAAGATAAAGTATTTAACGCCCTTGGCAAAAGGGGATGTTATAGGTGCTTTTTGTTTATCAGAACCAGAAGCAGGATCTGACGCGACTTCGCAAAAAACAACTGCAATCGATAAAGGCGATTATTATTTATTGAACGGAACAAAAAACTGGATTACTAATGGTTCGTCAGCATCAATTTATATTGTTATTGCTCAAACTGATGTTGAAAAAGGGCATAAAGGAATCAATGCTTTTATAGTCGAGAAAGCTTGGGCTGGTTTTGATATTGGTCCAAAAGAGAAAAAAATGGGAATTCGTGGCTCAGATACACATTCTTTGATGTTTACTGATGTAAAGGTTCCAAAGGAAAATAGAATTGGTGCGGATGGATTCGGGTTTAATTTTGCAATGGCGGTATTAAACGGTGGTAGGATAGGAATTGCTTCTCAGGCTCTAGGAATTGCAACAGGAGCATATGAGTTAGCATTGAAATATTCGCAGGAGCGTAAAGCTTTTGGTAAAGAAATTTTCAAACATCAAGCAATCGCTTTTAAGCTTGCGGATATGGCTACTCAAATTATGGCTGCTAAAATGCTATGTTTGAAAGCAGCTTCAGAAAAAGATGAAGGAAAAGACATTTCGCAATCTGGTGCGATGGCTAAATTATTTGCTTCGCAAACGGCTATGGACACTACTATTGAAGCGGTACAAATACATGGAGGGAATGGATATGTTGCTGAATATCATGTAGAACGAATGATGCGAGATGCGAAAATCACACAGATTTATGAAGGAACATCTGAGATTCAAAGAATTGTTATTTCAAGAACTTTGATTTCATAA